One window from the genome of Xenorhabdus bovienii SS-2004 encodes:
- the yigB gene encoding 5-amino-6-(5-phospho-D-ribitylamino)uracil phosphatase YigB: MRFYRPLAPFAAMTFDLDDTLYDNHPVIDKTEKEVLCFIRQYDVKFNHFEREDLYVYRQAVLESEPEIYHDVTSWRRQSVELMFSHHGFNREETLRGADELMSCFTYWRNQIIVPESTYNTLSVLAKKIPLVAITNGNAEPAACGLEPYFEFVLKAGVDGRAKPYPDMYHLAAERLNLPISQILHVGDNLKTDVEGALCSGMQACWINLENRNLMQEPEGRRVPHVEISDLASLIALI; encoded by the coding sequence ATGCGTTTTTATCGGCCTCTCGCGCCGTTTGCTGCGATGACATTCGATCTGGATGATACGCTTTACGATAATCATCCAGTAATCGATAAAACCGAAAAAGAAGTGTTGTGTTTTATCAGGCAGTACGATGTCAAGTTCAATCATTTTGAGAGAGAAGATCTGTATGTGTACCGTCAGGCGGTTCTTGAGTCGGAGCCTGAAATTTACCATGACGTGACATCTTGGCGCCGCCAGTCAGTAGAATTGATGTTCAGCCACCACGGTTTCAATCGTGAGGAGACCCTGCGTGGTGCGGATGAACTTATGTCCTGCTTTACTTATTGGCGTAATCAGATCATCGTGCCGGAATCCACCTATAATACTTTATCTGTACTGGCGAAAAAAATTCCGTTGGTGGCGATCACTAATGGGAATGCCGAACCTGCTGCGTGCGGGCTTGAACCTTATTTTGAGTTTGTCCTCAAAGCGGGGGTGGACGGGCGGGCTAAACCTTACCCAGATATGTATCATCTGGCGGCTGAACGGCTGAACCTGCCAATAAGCCAGATCCTGCATGTTGGCGACAATCTGAAAACTGATGTGGAAGGTGCTCTGTGCAGTGGCATGCAGGCCTGCTGGATTAACCTCGAAAATAGAAACCTGATGCAGGAGCCCGAAGGGCGCCGGGTTCCACATGTTGAGATTTCTGATTTGGCTTCTTTGATCGCACTGATATAA
- the xerC gene encoding tyrosine recombinase XerC, translating to MTQPLDLLLEPVETFLHYLRVERRLSPLTITNYRRHLVVLASMSLDMGIHEWQALDPAKVRMFASRSRRAGLQSASLALRLSSLRTFLDWMVIQGELDANPAKAVSAPRKKRHLPKNMDVDEVNQLLNINLNDPLSVRDRTMMEVMYGAGLRLSELVGLDCRHLELASGEVWVQGKGSKERKVPVGRIALEWLQRWLEMRELFEPEDNAVFISTKSGKRISARNVQKRFEQWGVRQGVNSHIHPHKLRHSFATHILESSGDLRAVQELLGHANLSTTQIYTHLDFQHLAKVYDVAHPRAKRGKS from the coding sequence ATGACTCAGCCGCTTGACTTGCTGCTTGAACCAGTAGAAACCTTTTTGCATTATCTGCGGGTTGAGCGTCGTTTAAGCCCATTGACGATCACTAACTACCGTCGTCATTTGGTGGTTCTGGCATCTATGTCACTGGATATGGGGATACATGAGTGGCAGGCACTTGATCCGGCTAAAGTCAGAATGTTTGCTTCCCGCAGCCGTCGGGCGGGGTTGCAGTCTGCCAGCCTGGCTCTGCGTCTTTCTTCTCTGCGTACTTTCCTTGATTGGATGGTAATACAGGGGGAACTGGATGCCAATCCTGCCAAAGCCGTTAGTGCACCGCGTAAAAAGCGCCATTTGCCCAAAAACATGGATGTGGACGAAGTCAATCAGTTACTCAATATCAACCTGAATGATCCATTGTCCGTTCGTGACCGGACGATGATGGAAGTGATGTATGGTGCAGGTTTGCGTTTGTCAGAACTGGTTGGCCTGGATTGCCGGCATCTGGAGCTGGCAAGTGGTGAAGTCTGGGTGCAGGGTAAGGGCAGTAAAGAACGTAAAGTACCCGTGGGTCGCATAGCACTGGAATGGCTCCAGCGCTGGCTTGAAATGCGGGAATTGTTTGAGCCGGAAGATAATGCCGTTTTCATTTCTACCAAAAGCGGAAAACGGATCTCTGCCCGTAATGTACAAAAACGATTTGAACAGTGGGGCGTTCGCCAAGGGGTCAACAGCCATATCCATCCCCATAAACTACGCCACTCTTTTGCCACGCATATTCTGGAATCCAGTGGTGATCTCCGTGCAGTGCAGGAGTTGCTGGGTCATGCGAATTTATCGACGACCCAGATCTATACCCATCTGGATTTCCAGCATCTGGCCAAAGTCTATGATGTGGCCCATCCCAGAGCCAAACGAGGAAAATCATAA
- a CDS encoding DUF484 domain-containing protein — MGKNDDPLHLENWLNDQAVVDYLLNNPEFFIRNANRVDKIRVPHPVRECVSLMEWHMDRQRKRICHLEDDLLHLVEQAKQNEILFCRLLQLLADLSAAKSLQDFLSRLSSWSKTFGLSNSYVRLFSDKWRLGAPLNAPELAISRHIFEPVRIQRFGDSNHYLGTLYGPEILLLIPQARYVGSVAISLLGSRGELGMVIFNSRNKQHYHEGVGTDLLDHLAKLLPELLSRWVERV, encoded by the coding sequence ATGGGTAAAAATGACGATCCACTGCACTTGGAAAATTGGCTGAATGATCAGGCGGTAGTGGATTATTTGCTGAATAATCCTGAGTTTTTTATCCGCAATGCCAATAGAGTCGATAAGATACGCGTTCCTCATCCGGTGCGTGAATGTGTCTCCCTGATGGAATGGCACATGGATCGCCAGAGAAAGCGCATCTGTCATCTGGAAGACGATTTGTTACATTTGGTGGAGCAGGCGAAACAGAATGAAATACTGTTTTGCCGTCTGCTGCAATTACTCGCTGATCTCTCCGCTGCCAAAAGTTTGCAGGACTTTCTTTCCCGCTTGAGTTCATGGTCGAAAACCTTTGGGTTGAGTAATAGTTATGTTCGGTTATTCAGTGATAAATGGCGTCTTGGTGCGCCGCTGAATGCGCCGGAGCTGGCTATCTCGCGTCATATTTTTGAGCCTGTCCGCATTCAGCGATTTGGTGACAGTAACCATTATCTTGGCACACTGTATGGTCCAGAAATTTTACTGCTGATACCACAGGCTCGCTATGTAGGTTCAGTCGCTATCTCCCTTTTGGGTTCACGGGGGGAGCTGGGCATGGTGATTTTCAACAGCCGCAATAAACAGCACTATCATGAAGGTGTGGGAACCGATCTACTTGATCATCTGGCGAAATTGCTACCGGAATTATTGTCCCGCTGGGTAGAACGAGTATGA
- the dapF gene encoding diaminopimelate epimerase, whose product MQFSKMHGLGNDFMVVDAVTQNVYFSPELICRLADRRTGVGFDQLLIVEAPYDPDLDFHYRIFNADGSEVSQCGNGARCFARFVRLKGLTNKRDIKVSTQTGRMVLSITNDDQVCVNMGEPDFEPQHVPFRAIKAEKTYIIRAIERTVLCGVVSMGNPHCVIQVEDVDTAEVEILGPVLENHDRFPERANIGFMQIMNRSHIRLRVFERGAGETRACGSGACAAVAVGIQQDLLNSQVRVDLPGGFLQICWDGPGKPLYMIGPATHVYEGTIHL is encoded by the coding sequence ATGCAGTTCTCCAAAATGCATGGTCTTGGCAATGATTTTATGGTCGTTGATGCAGTGACCCAGAATGTTTATTTTTCGCCAGAATTAATCTGCCGTTTGGCTGATCGACGTACTGGCGTGGGCTTTGATCAATTACTGATCGTTGAAGCTCCCTACGATCCTGACTTAGACTTTCACTATCGCATTTTTAATGCTGATGGTAGTGAAGTTTCCCAGTGTGGCAACGGAGCGCGCTGCTTTGCCCGTTTTGTTCGCTTGAAAGGATTGACCAATAAGCGTGATATTAAGGTCAGTACGCAAACAGGCCGGATGGTACTGAGCATCACCAATGATGATCAGGTCTGTGTCAATATGGGAGAACCGGACTTTGAACCACAGCATGTTCCTTTTCGTGCCATTAAGGCGGAGAAAACCTATATTATCCGTGCCATTGAACGCACCGTGCTCTGCGGTGTCGTGTCGATGGGAAATCCTCATTGTGTGATACAGGTTGAAGATGTCGACACCGCAGAAGTGGAGATTTTGGGGCCAGTATTGGAAAATCATGACCGTTTTCCTGAGCGGGCGAATATTGGTTTCATGCAGATCATGAATCGTAGTCATATTCGATTGCGTGTCTTTGAACGTGGTGCAGGAGAGACACGGGCTTGTGGCAGCGGTGCATGTGCAGCCGTCGCCGTCGGTATCCAGCAAGATCTGCTGAATAGTCAGGTTCGCGTTGATCTGCCGGGTGGTTTCCTGCAAATTTGCTGGGACGGGCCGGGCAAGCCACTCTATATGATAGGGCCTGCAACTCACGTTTATGAAGGTACGATTCATTTGTGA
- the lptM gene encoding LPS translocon maturation chaperone LptM — MMKKQFRWSLAIITLLAVSGCGLKGPLYFPPAEPTVTQAPADQENKAQPEHNTQSDTQQK; from the coding sequence ATGATGAAAAAACAATTCCGTTGGTCACTGGCTATCATAACATTACTTGCGGTTTCTGGTTGTGGCTTGAAAGGTCCTCTTTATTTCCCGCCGGCAGAGCCGACTGTGACACAGGCTCCCGCAGATCAGGAAAATAAAGCACAGCCAGAACACAATACACAATCGGATACTCAACAAAAATAG
- the cyaY gene encoding iron donor protein CyaY produces the protein MNDSEFHQLADQLMQRIEEQLDNYDGDADIDCETNGGVMTLTFENGSKIIINRQEPFHQIWLATKSGGYHFDYQENRWICDRSGNDFLSMLEQSITEQSGESFQF, from the coding sequence ATGAACGATAGCGAATTTCATCAATTGGCCGATCAATTGATGCAGCGTATTGAAGAGCAACTAGATAACTACGATGGCGATGCCGATATTGACTGTGAAACAAACGGCGGCGTAATGACGCTAACTTTCGAAAACGGCAGCAAAATCATTATCAACCGCCAGGAACCCTTTCATCAAATCTGGTTGGCAACCAAAAGTGGTGGCTACCACTTTGATTATCAGGAAAATCGATGGATTTGTGACCGTAGTGGTAACGATTTTCTATCCATGCTGGAACAGTCGATCACAGAACAGAGTGGCGAATCATTTCAGTTTTAG
- a CDS encoding class I adenylate cyclase, translated as MYLYIETLKQRLDAINQLKLERATSSMSPVFKQVYNLIPVLLHYHHPMMPGYIKSNVPHGVCFFTPDESQQFWINDLACQSADILSLAPNGELPITGIYSMGSTSSIGQSCSSDLDIWICHQSWLDHNEKALLEQKCTLIEQWAGSLGIEVTFFLVDENRFRHNACGSLNGEDCGTTQHILLLDEFYRTAVCMAGKRLLWMMVPVEEEGQYDEYVLSLYAQGVLTPNEWLDLGGLSELSAEEYFGASLWQLYKSVDSPYKAVLKSLLLEAYSWEYPNGKLLSMEMKQHFHDGSIVSFGLDSYSMMLERVTRYLTATNDFTRLDLARRCFYLKVCEKMLESHEDKGCTGWRHQVMSQLAHEWGWDAGKLAMLDNRNSWKIGLVRDAHNELLDTMMMSYRNLIRFARRNNLSVSASPQDIGVLTRKLYAAFEALPGKVTLVNPQISPDLTEQDLTFIYVPPGRVNRSGWYLYNHAPTIESIIGHQPLEYNRYLNKLVAWTYFNGLLTKKSRIHIHHGKSQCDRNNLCDLVNDIATHFPIRLPAPTPKALYSPCEIRHLAIIVNLEKDPTTDFSNRIVHFDFRKLDVFSFGELQQCLVGSIDLLYRNSWNEVRTLHFSGEQSMLEALKTILGKMHQDAAPPAEVDVFCYSEHLRGLIRTRVQQLVSECIELRLCSNRQDPNRFKALRISGQTWGLFFERLNVSVQKLENAVEFYGAISNTKLHGLPVKIDNKEKHLPPVIDGFACEGIIQFFFEDIEKSQGFNIYILDESNRVEIYSHCEGSKEELVCDVSRFYSSSHDRFTYGSSFINFNLPQFYQIIRKGERTHVSPFIDGVFPPDNTKLNDTAYSVDVLLDDSCRSHDPCHSLYPY; from the coding sequence TTGTATCTCTATATTGAAACATTGAAGCAGCGACTGGATGCAATTAACCAGCTTAAGTTAGAGCGCGCGACCAGCTCAATGAGTCCCGTTTTTAAGCAGGTCTATAATTTAATTCCGGTATTATTGCATTATCATCATCCAATGATGCCCGGTTATATCAAAAGCAACGTTCCTCATGGCGTTTGTTTCTTCACGCCTGATGAATCTCAGCAATTTTGGATTAATGATCTGGCATGTCAGTCTGCTGATATTTTGTCACTCGCTCCCAACGGTGAGCTGCCGATTACGGGTATTTACTCGATGGGCAGCACCTCTTCTATAGGGCAAAGCTGTTCTTCTGACCTGGATATCTGGATCTGTCATCAATCCTGGCTGGATCATAATGAAAAAGCGTTACTGGAACAGAAATGCACTCTGATAGAACAGTGGGCGGGGTCGCTGGGTATTGAGGTGACATTTTTTCTGGTTGATGAAAATCGCTTTCGTCATAATGCCTGTGGCAGCCTGAACGGGGAAGACTGCGGAACAACCCAGCACATCCTTCTGCTGGATGAATTTTATCGCACAGCGGTCTGCATGGCAGGTAAACGTTTGCTGTGGATGATGGTTCCGGTGGAAGAAGAGGGGCAGTATGACGAATATGTGCTGTCTCTTTATGCCCAAGGTGTTTTGACGCCAAACGAGTGGCTGGATCTGGGCGGATTGAGTGAACTGTCAGCAGAAGAATATTTTGGGGCAAGCCTGTGGCAGCTCTACAAGAGTGTTGACTCTCCTTATAAAGCAGTTTTGAAAAGTCTGCTGCTGGAGGCCTACTCATGGGAATATCCGAACGGAAAATTGCTGTCAATGGAGATGAAGCAACATTTCCATGATGGTTCTATTGTTTCCTTCGGTCTTGATTCTTATAGCATGATGCTTGAGCGTGTAACCCGTTATCTCACCGCAACGAACGATTTCACACGTCTGGATCTAGCGCGTCGTTGTTTTTACCTGAAAGTTTGCGAAAAGATGCTGGAAAGCCACGAGGATAAAGGCTGTACAGGATGGCGTCATCAGGTCATGTCGCAGCTGGCGCATGAGTGGGGTTGGGATGCCGGCAAATTGGCAATGCTGGATAACCGTAATTCATGGAAAATCGGGCTAGTGCGTGATGCTCATAATGAATTACTGGATACCATGATGATGAGTTATCGCAATTTGATCCGCTTTGCCCGGCGTAACAATTTAAGTGTGAGTGCCAGCCCACAGGATATCGGTGTACTGACCCGTAAATTGTATGCAGCATTTGAAGCTTTGCCCGGTAAAGTCACTCTGGTGAATCCACAAATTTCACCGGATCTGACAGAACAGGATCTGACGTTCATCTATGTTCCGCCCGGGCGTGTAAACCGTAGCGGCTGGTATCTTTACAATCACGCGCCCACGATAGAATCGATCATCGGCCACCAGCCACTGGAATATAACCGCTATTTAAATAAATTGGTGGCGTGGACCTATTTTAACGGCCTGCTGACTAAAAAATCTCGTATCCATATTCATCACGGGAAGTCGCAATGTGACCGGAATAATCTGTGTGATTTGGTGAACGATATCGCTACCCATTTTCCAATCCGCCTGCCTGCGCCGACGCCGAAAGCGTTATATAGCCCCTGTGAGATTCGTCATCTGGCGATTATTGTTAATTTGGAAAAAGATCCCACTACGGATTTTTCCAATCGGATCGTGCATTTTGATTTCAGAAAGCTGGATGTTTTCAGTTTTGGTGAATTGCAGCAATGTCTGGTGGGGAGCATCGACCTGCTTTACCGTAACTCGTGGAATGAAGTGAGGACATTGCATTTCAGTGGCGAACAATCCATGCTGGAAGCGCTGAAAACCATACTGGGCAAAATGCATCAGGATGCGGCACCACCCGCTGAGGTTGATGTGTTCTGCTATAGCGAGCATTTGCGTGGATTGATCCGAACTCGCGTCCAGCAGTTAGTTTCAGAATGTATAGAGTTGCGTCTGTGTAGTAACCGTCAGGATCCCAATCGCTTTAAGGCGTTACGCATTTCAGGCCAGACATGGGGTTTGTTTTTTGAACGGTTAAACGTTTCGGTACAGAAATTAGAAAATGCTGTGGAATTCTATGGCGCGATTTCCAATACTAAATTGCACGGCCTGCCCGTTAAGATAGATAACAAAGAAAAGCATTTACCTCCCGTGATCGATGGGTTTGCCTGTGAAGGAATTATTCAATTTTTCTTCGAAGATATTGAAAAAAGTCAGGGGTTCAATATTTATATTCTTGATGAGTCAAATCGGGTAGAAATTTATTCCCATTGTGAGGGCAGCAAAGAAGAACTAGTCTGTGACGTCAGCCGTTTTTATTCTTCCTCGCATGATCGTTTTACTTATGGCTCGAGTTTTATCAACTTCAACTTACCACAGTTCTATCAAATCATCAGGAAAGGTGAGCGTACTCATGTCTCTCCATTTATAGATGGAGTGTTTCCACCGGATAATACGAAACTTAATGATACAGCGTACAGTGTTGATGTACTTCTGGATGATTCGTGTAGGTCACATGATCCTTGTCATTCGTTGTATCCCTATTGA
- the hemC gene encoding hydroxymethylbilane synthase, producing MTMKIIRIATRQSPLAMWQAQYVQKQLEQFHPELKVELIPMVTRGDVILDTPLAKVGGKGLFVKELELALLENRADIAVHSMKDVPVEFPDGLGLVTICERGDPRDAFVSVKYTSLDELPIGSIVGTSSLRRQCQLRQLRPDLVVRDLRGNVGTRLGKLDNGDYDAIILAAAGLKRLGLEDRIRMPLEPELLLPAVGQGAVGIECRLDDKQTRELLAPLNHTGTEICVLAERAMNTHLEGGCQVPIGSYAIWQGNNIWLRALVGAPDGSITVRGEKTVSPEEARRAGVELAEELLEKGARQILADVYQRNPPE from the coding sequence ATGACAATGAAAATCATTCGTATCGCGACCCGCCAAAGCCCGTTGGCTATGTGGCAAGCCCAATATGTCCAAAAGCAACTGGAACAGTTTCATCCAGAACTGAAAGTGGAGCTGATTCCAATGGTGACACGCGGAGATGTGATCCTCGATACTCCACTGGCAAAGGTGGGTGGTAAGGGGTTATTTGTAAAAGAGCTGGAGTTGGCACTGCTCGAAAATCGGGCTGATATTGCCGTCCATTCTATGAAAGATGTCCCTGTGGAATTTCCTGACGGCTTGGGGTTGGTCACAATTTGCGAACGGGGTGATCCAAGGGATGCCTTTGTTTCAGTAAAATATACCTCGCTTGATGAACTGCCCATTGGCAGTATCGTCGGTACATCCAGTTTACGCCGCCAATGCCAGCTTCGTCAGTTACGTCCTGATTTGGTGGTTCGTGACCTGCGAGGCAATGTAGGTACCCGTCTGGGCAAGCTTGATAACGGCGATTATGATGCCATTATCCTTGCAGCTGCGGGTCTTAAGAGATTAGGGTTGGAAGATCGCATTCGTATGCCATTGGAACCGGAGTTACTCCTTCCCGCAGTCGGTCAGGGTGCCGTCGGTATTGAGTGCCGCCTTGATGATAAGCAAACCCGTGAGTTACTTGCTCCCTTGAACCATACAGGAACAGAAATCTGCGTTCTGGCAGAACGCGCCATGAATACCCACCTTGAGGGTGGCTGTCAGGTACCCATTGGCAGCTATGCTATCTGGCAGGGAAACAATATCTGGCTGCGCGCACTTGTCGGAGCTCCCGATGGCAGTATAACTGTTCGTGGTGAAAAAACCGTATCACCAGAAGAGGCTCGTCGCGCGGGGGTGGAATTGGCAGAAGAATTATTGGAAAAAGGTGCGCGCCAGATTCTGGCTGACGTCTACCAGAGGAATCCTCCTGAATGA
- the hemD gene encoding uroporphyrinogen-III synthase, translated as MSILITRPDPAGEQLAKRLRAMGKIAFSAPLITIYPGGDLPLLSQKLQRLSAGDLVFLLSKNAVHYANEQLLQEGLSWPDKLSYYGIGKSTSLMFHQKTGLEILWPEQGETSEDLLQLPILQRVNDKKILLLRGNGGREVIASTLINRGGKVDYCECYSRQPIKYHVADFSRHWQQYGIKTLVVTSGEMLQLLYNLATDDDGKAWLLSCYLIVVSERLANIAQTLGWQTIKVAKSADNDALMQALE; from the coding sequence ATGAGCATTTTGATCACCCGCCCAGATCCCGCAGGAGAGCAGTTGGCCAAGCGACTGAGGGCTATGGGAAAAATAGCCTTCAGTGCGCCACTCATTACGATTTATCCCGGGGGCGATTTGCCGTTGCTGTCACAGAAACTCCAACGGCTGTCGGCGGGTGATTTAGTCTTCCTGTTGTCAAAAAACGCTGTTCACTACGCTAATGAACAGCTTCTGCAAGAAGGCCTATCATGGCCTGATAAGCTATCCTATTATGGTATCGGCAAATCAACTTCCCTGATGTTTCATCAAAAAACCGGGTTGGAGATCCTCTGGCCTGAACAGGGTGAAACGAGTGAAGACCTACTGCAACTCCCCATTTTACAACGGGTGAATGATAAAAAGATTTTATTGCTGCGGGGTAATGGGGGGCGTGAAGTTATTGCTTCGACATTAATAAATCGGGGAGGGAAAGTCGATTATTGTGAGTGTTATTCACGCCAGCCTATCAAATATCATGTCGCTGATTTCAGTCGCCATTGGCAACAATATGGTATAAAAACCCTCGTTGTGACCAGTGGCGAAATGCTGCAACTATTATATAACTTAGCCACAGATGATGATGGCAAAGCGTGGTTATTGAGTTGCTACTTGATTGTGGTCAGCGAACGCCTTGCCAATATTGCCCAGACACTGGGTTGGCAGACGATAAAAGTAGCCAAGAGTGCAGATAATGACGCCTTAATGCAGGCACTAGAATAA
- the hemX gene encoding uroporphyrinogen-III C-methyltransferase, with protein sequence MTEQKQSTDAVETKHPQQPETAPHKPKRCGWVGNTLSVAIMLAIGAGGVYLYHHGKQQNAVLTAENLALQQQVASLVQQQSGDKQDFATQFQKLESDLQQAKLQNKQTDSRMVELQTRISEISNTDLENWRLTQANYLVKMAGRKIWTEQDTTTAIALLKDADQSLAEMDDPSLLHVRQAIMEDINTLSKINQLDLDGIILTLNRLSNQIDNLRLEDNGEQEAPMDEGDTGISASLSDWRKNLSKSWDSFMENFITIKRRDSSAVPLLAPNQDVYLRENIRSRLLVAAQAVPRHQNEVYKQSLEAVSSWVRSYFDTASSDTKTFLQDIDSLAQKPLSIELPEHLSSQPILADLMRKRIYNLPHQSDTQVQPQSEVQPQPKPAETSGQAATPVQEG encoded by the coding sequence ATGACGGAACAAAAGCAATCCACTGATGCGGTTGAAACAAAACACCCTCAGCAACCTGAAACGGCTCCCCATAAACCCAAACGTTGTGGGTGGGTGGGAAATACACTCTCAGTTGCCATTATGTTGGCTATCGGTGCAGGTGGCGTTTACCTTTACCATCATGGCAAGCAACAAAATGCAGTATTAACAGCCGAAAACCTTGCTCTTCAGCAGCAGGTTGCCTCTCTCGTACAACAACAGTCTGGCGACAAACAAGATTTTGCTACCCAGTTTCAGAAGCTAGAGAGTGACTTGCAACAAGCCAAACTGCAAAATAAACAAACAGACAGCCGTATGGTGGAGCTTCAGACCCGCATATCAGAGATTTCAAATACGGATCTCGAAAACTGGCGCCTGACACAAGCAAATTATCTCGTGAAGATGGCTGGCCGCAAAATATGGACCGAGCAAGACACGACCACTGCAATCGCACTGCTGAAAGACGCCGACCAAAGCCTTGCCGAGATGGATGATCCCAGCCTGCTACACGTCCGCCAAGCCATTATGGAAGATATCAATACTCTCTCTAAAATCAATCAGCTTGATTTAGATGGCATTATTCTTACTCTGAACCGCTTATCCAATCAGATCGATAATTTACGGCTGGAAGATAATGGAGAACAAGAAGCGCCAATGGATGAAGGCGATACAGGAATTAGTGCCTCACTCTCTGACTGGCGTAAAAATCTGAGTAAGAGCTGGGACAGCTTTATGGAGAATTTCATTACTATCAAACGTCGTGACAGTTCCGCAGTACCATTATTGGCGCCGAACCAAGACGTTTATCTGCGCGAAAACATCCGCTCCAGGCTGCTGGTGGCAGCACAAGCAGTTCCCCGTCACCAGAATGAAGTCTATAAACAATCATTGGAAGCCGTTTCAAGTTGGGTGAGGTCTTATTTCGATACAGCGTCCTCAGATACAAAAACCTTTTTGCAGGATATTGATTCGCTGGCGCAGAAACCACTTTCCATTGAACTCCCTGAACACCTGAGCAGTCAGCCAATACTGGCAGACCTAATGCGCAAGCGTATCTACAACTTACCGCATCAGTCGGACACTCAAGTTCAGCCTCAATCAGAAGTTCAACCTCAACCGAAGCCCGCAGAAACATCTGGTCAGGCAGCAACACCTGTTCAGGAGGGTTGA
- the hemY gene encoding protoheme IX biogenesis protein HemY codes for MLKVLLLFIILIVGVVLGPVLSGHQGYVLIQTDNHNITTSVTAMVIMFVLLQFLLILIGWCYRRLKRTSTFTHSWLFGGYKRSRARLQTKQALLKLAEGDFKQVEHLMTRNADHAESPVVNYLLAAEAAQQRGDYHRTIQYIERAAEVADKDQLPVDITRVRIQLAQGEVHAARNGVDKLLNHAPRHPEVLRLAEQAYTQSGAYQSLIDILPSLIKVGLCDEEHIHQLRQQAYIGLMNQIMAEKGSTGLKAWWKDQNRKLRNDIVLQVAMAEHLIECNDHDTAQQIVLNGLKQQYDERLLLLIPHLKADETEALQKSLAYLLKRHGATPLLNSTLGQVALHHSQWAEAETAFKAALVQRPDAHDYAWLADALDKQHKREEAAQTRSKGFMLTLKRESDAEE; via the coding sequence ATGCTGAAAGTATTATTGCTGTTCATTATCCTCATCGTAGGCGTTGTGCTCGGCCCTGTGTTGTCCGGGCATCAGGGATACGTTTTGATCCAAACAGACAATCACAATATCACCACCAGCGTCACTGCGATGGTGATTATGTTTGTTCTGTTACAATTCTTGCTGATTTTAATCGGTTGGTGTTACCGCAGGTTAAAACGTACCAGTACGTTCACCCATAGTTGGCTCTTTGGCGGATACAAGCGCAGCCGGGCACGTTTACAGACCAAACAGGCTCTGCTCAAATTGGCCGAAGGGGACTTCAAGCAGGTTGAACATTTGATGACCCGTAATGCTGACCATGCGGAAAGCCCCGTCGTCAACTATTTACTGGCCGCAGAAGCCGCCCAGCAGCGTGGCGATTACCACCGAACTATCCAGTATATTGAACGTGCCGCAGAAGTCGCCGATAAAGATCAGTTACCTGTCGATATTACCCGAGTCCGTATCCAACTGGCACAAGGCGAAGTTCATGCCGCCCGTAATGGTGTGGATAAGCTGCTGAACCACGCACCGCGCCATCCTGAAGTACTGCGACTGGCGGAGCAGGCTTATACACAGTCAGGAGCCTACCAATCCCTCATTGATATCCTGCCCTCTCTGATAAAGGTTGGTTTGTGTGATGAAGAACATATTCATCAATTGCGCCAGCAAGCCTACATCGGGTTGATGAATCAGATCATGGCAGAAAAAGGCAGTACCGGATTGAAGGCATGGTGGAAAGATCAAAACCGCAAACTCCGCAATGATATCGTGCTGCAAGTCGCCATGGCCGAACATCTGATTGAGTGTAATGATCACGACACTGCACAGCAGATTGTCCTCAATGGGTTGAAACAGCAATATGACGAACGCCTGCTACTGTTAATTCCACACTTAAAGGCAGATGAGACCGAAGCCTTACAAAAATCACTGGCATATTTATTAAAGCGGCATGGAGCGACACCATTGCTGAACAGTACACTTGGACAGGTAGCCTTACACCACAGTCAGTGGGCTGAGGCTGAAACCGCATTCAAGGCGGCTCTTGTACAGCGTCCTGATGCCCATGATTATGCTTGGCTTGCCGATGCGTTAGATAAACAGCATAAGCGTGAAGAAGCAGCTCAGACACGTAGTAAAGGCTTTATGCTGACTCTGAAGCGTGAGAGTGATGCAGAAGAATAA